One window of Quercus robur chromosome 12, dhQueRobu3.1, whole genome shotgun sequence genomic DNA carries:
- the LOC126710489 gene encoding auxin-responsive protein IAA9-like: MSPPLLGVGEEEDQSNVTLLASPASIDSLCRNSSELKERNYMGLSDCSSVDSSGVSMVSDGNKSSLNLKATELRLGLPGCQSPERDPERRLLSSAQLDEKPLFPLHPLNDGQYPSSQKAVGSGSKRGFSDAMDGFTKEKYLAKSEVAPMLSPRPSSNLGLKTEPTNAKEVAPSKIVQERPRAANEPRPNHNGSANGNSSAPATKAQVVGWPPIRSFRKNSLASTSKNNDEVEGKAVPGAIFVKVSMDGAPYLRKVDLKNYSKYQELSSALEKMFSCFTIGQYGSHGTLGREMLSESKLKDLLHGSEYVLTYEDKDGDWMLVGDVPWEMFIETCKRMRIMKSSDAIGLAPRAVEKCRNRN, from the exons ATGTCTCCACCGCTGCTCGGTGTTGGGGAGGAGGAGGATCAGAGCAATGTGACTTTATTGGCTTCCCCTGCCTCCATTGATAGCTTATGCCGTAACAGTTCTGAATTGAAAGAGCGTAACTACATGGGATTATCTGATTGTTCATCAGTGGACAGCTCAGGAGTATCCATGGTATCTGATGGGAATAAAAGTAGTCTGAATCTGAAAGCTACAGAGCTGAGACTTGGGCTTCCTGGATGCCAGTCTCCCGAAAGAGATCCAGAACGCCGCTTGCTAAGCTCGGCTCAACTCGATGAAAAGCCCCTCTTCCCTCTGCATCCTTTGAATGATGGTCAGTACCCTTCTTCACAGAAGGCTGTTGGTTCGGGCAGCAAAAGAGGGTTCTCAGATGCTATGGATGGATTCACAAAG GAAAAATATCTTGCTAAGTCGGAGGTAGCTCCGATGCTGTCCCCCAGGCCTTCTTCGAACTTGGGACTAAAAACTGAACCAACTAATGCAAAAGAGGTAGCACCATCAAAGATAGTACAAGAAAGGCCTCGTGCTGCTAATGAACCCAGACCAAATCATAATGGCTCTGCAAATGGTAATAGCAGTGCACCTGCTACCAA GGCGCAGGTTGTGGGTTGGCCACCTATCAGATCATTTAGGAAGAACTCATTGGCTTCTACTTCAAAGAACAATGATGAAGTAGAAGGAAAAGCAGTGCCTGGTGCTATCTTTGTCAAGGTCAGCATGGATGGTGCTCCTTATTTGAGGAAAGTGGACTTAAAGAATTACTCTAAGTACCAGGAACTCTCGTCTGCCCTCGAGAAGATGTTCAGCTGCTTTACCATTG GTCAATATGGTTCTCATGGAACTCTGGGCAGGGAGATGCTGAGTGAGAGCAAGCTGAAGGATCTGCTTCATGGCTCAGAATATGTTCTTACATATGAAGATAAAGATGGCGACTGGATGCTCGTGGGTGATGTCCCCTGGGA